A genomic segment from Vicugna pacos chromosome 17, VicPac4, whole genome shotgun sequence encodes:
- the TADA3 gene encoding transcriptional adapter 3, producing the protein MSELKDCPLQFHDFKSVDHLKVCPRYTAVLARSEDDGIGIEELDTLQLELETLLSSASRRLRVLEAETQILTDWQDKKGDRRFLKLGRDHELGAPPKHGKPKKQKLEGKAGHGPGPGPGRPKSKNLQPKIQEYEFTDDPIDVPRIPKNDAPNRFWASVEPYCADITSEEVRTLEELLKPPEDEAEHYKIPPLGKHYSQRWAQEDLLEEQKDGARAAAVADKKKGLMGPLTELDTKDVDALLKKSEAQHEQPEDGCPFGALTQRLLQALVEENIISPMEDSPIPDMSGKESGADGASTSPRNQNKPFSVPHTKSLESRIKEELIAQGLLESEDRPAEDSEDEVLAELRKRQAELKALSAHNRTKKHDLLRLAKEEVSRQELRQRVRMADNEVMDAFRKIMAARQKKRTPTKKEKDQAWKTLKERESILKLLDG; encoded by the exons ATGAGTGAGCTGAAGGACTGCCCCTTGCAGTTCCATGACTTCAAGTCTGTGGACCACCTGAAGGTCTGTCCCCGCTACACAGCGGTGCTGGCCCGCTCTGAGGATGATGGCATCGGTATCGAGGAGCTGGACACTCTGCAGCTGGAGCTTGAGACCCTGCTTTCCTCTGCCAGCCGACGCCTGCGGGTGCTCGAGGCTGAAACCCAG ATCCTCACCGACTGGCAGGATAAAAAAGGTGACAGACGATTCCTGAAGCTGGGTCGGGACCATGAGCTTGGAGCTCCCCCTAAACATGGGAAGCCCAAGAAGCAGAAACTGGAAGGGAAGGCGGGACATGGGCCAGGCCCTGGTCCTGGGCGACCCAAATCCAAAAACCTTCAACCCAAGATCCAGGAATATGAATTCACTGATGACCCAATTGACGTGCCGCGTATTCCCAAGAATGACGCCCCCAACAG ATTCTGGGCTTCGGTGGAGCCCTACTGTGCTGATATCACCAGTGAGGAGGTGCGCACGCTAGAGGAGCTACTGAAACCCCCAGAAGATGAGGCTGAACATTACAAG ATACCGCCCCTGGGGAAGCACTACTCCCAACGCTGGGCACAGGAGGACCTGCTGGAGGAGCAGAAGGATGGAGCCCGGGCAGCAGCCGTGGCTGACAAGAAGAAAGGCCTCATGGGGCCACTGACCGAACTGGACACTAAAG ATGTGGATGCCCTGCTAAAGAAGTCTGAGGCCCAGCACGAGCAGCCGGAAGACGGATGCCCCTTTGGTGCCCTGACACAGCGCCTCCTGCAGGCCTTGGTGGAG GAAAATATTATTTCCCCTATGGAGGACTCTCCCATTCCCGACATGTCTGGGAAAGAGTCGGGCGCTGACGGGGCAAGCACCTCTCCCCGCAATCAGAACAAGCCCTTCAG TGTGCCGCACACCAAGTCCCTGGAGAGCCGCATCAAGGAGGAGCTGATCGCCCAGGGCCTGCTGGAGTCTGAGGACCGCCCCGCAGAGGACTCGGAGGACGAGGTTCTCGCAGAACTGCGCAAACGGCAGGCCGAGCTCAAGGCGCTCAGTGCCCACAACCGCACCAAGAAACACGACCTGCTGAG GCTGGCGAAAGAGGAGGTGAGCCGACAGGAGCTGAGGCAGCGTGTCCGCATGGCAGACAACGAGGTCATGGACGCCTTCCGCAAGATCATGGCTGCCCGGCAGAAGAAGCGGACTCCCACCAAGAAGGAGAAGGACCAGGCCTGGAAGACTCTGAAGGAGCGTGAGAGCATCCTAAAGCTGCTGGATGGGTAG